A single genomic interval of Camelina sativa cultivar DH55 chromosome 11, Cs, whole genome shotgun sequence harbors:
- the LOC104722738 gene encoding agamous-like MADS-box protein AGL19 isoform X1: protein MVRGKTEMKRIENATSRQVTFSKRRNGLLKKAFELSVLCDAEVALVIFSPRSKLYEFSSSSIAKTIERYQRRIKEIGINHRGDANSQQARYETQGLTKKIEQLEISKRKLLGEGIDKCSIEELQQLENQLERSLTRIRAKKYQLLREQIEKLKEEERKLVKENKELKEKWLGMGATVASSQSTLSSSEVNIDDNDNMEVETGLFIGPPETRQSKKTSPQY, encoded by the exons ATGGTGAGGGGCAAAACGGAGATGAAGAGGATAGAGAACGCAACGAGCAGGCAAGTGACGTTTTCCAAGAGAAGAAATGGACTTCTGAAGAAAGCCTTCGAATTGTCGGTCCTTTGTGATGCTGAAGTTGCTTTGGTCATCTTCTCTCCAAGATCCAAACTCTATGAGTTCTCTAGCTCTAG TATAGCAAAAACAATAGAACGATATCAGAGACGAATAAAAGAAATTGGGATTAACCATAGGGGAGATGCTAATTCTCAg CAAGCGAGATACGAAACACAGGGCCTGACAAAAAAGATCGAACAGCTAGAGATATCTAAACG aaaattGCTTGGGGAAGGCATTGATAAATGTTCTATCGAGGAGCTGCAACAGTTAGAGAATCAGTTGGAGCGAAGCTTGACCAGGATAAGAGCCAAGAAG TACCAATTACTCCGTGAACAAATTGAGAAGTTGAAGGAAGAG GAGAGGAAACTCGTCAAGGAAAATAAAGAACTGAAGGAGAAG TGGCTTGGAATGGGAGCAACAGTAGCATCATCACAGTCAACGTTATCATCATCAGAAGTGAACATAGATGACAATGACAATATGGAAGTGGAGACTGGTTTGTTCATTGGACCTCCTGAGACAAGACAATCCAAGAAAACCTCTCCTCAATACTAA
- the LOC104722741 gene encoding protein STAY-GREEN 1, chloroplastic, producing MCSLSANLLLPTKLKPAYSDKRSNSSSSSLFFGNRRSKKKNQSIVPVARLFGPAIFESSKLKVLFLGVDEKKHPSTLPRTYTLTHSDITAKLTLAISHSINNSQLQGWANRLYRDEVVAEWKKVKGQMSLHVHCHISGGHFLLDLFAKFRYYIFCKELPVVLKAFVHGDGNLLNNYPELQEAPVWVYFHSNVHEFNKVECWGPLWEATSPDGHRTEILPQTKCVDECSCCFPPVSSIPWSHSLSNEGVNGYSGTQTEGLAATPNPEKL from the exons ATGTGTAGTTTATCGGCGAATCTGTTGCTACCAACGAAGCTGAAACCAGCTTATTCAGACAAACGGAGTAACAGTAGCAGCAGCTCACTCTTCTTCGGCAATAGaagatccaagaagaagaatcagtcGATTGTTCCC GTTGCGAGGTTGTTTGGACCGGCGATATTCGAATCATCCAAATTGAAAGTACTGTTTTTAGGGGTTGATGAGAAGAAGCATCCATCAACGCTCCCTAGAACTTACACTCTCACCCACAGTGACATTACAGCTAAATTAACATTAGCCATTTCCCACTCCATAAACAATTCTCAG TTGCAAGGATGGGCAAATAGGCTATACAGAGATGAAGTAGTAGCAGAATGGAAGAAAGTGAAAGGGCAAATGTCGCTTCACGTTCATTGTCACATAAGCGGTGGCCATTTCCTTTTAGATCTCTTTGCTAAGTTTCGGTACTACATCTTTTGCAAAGAACTACCAGTG GTGTTGAAAGCATTTGTGCATGGAGATGGGAACTTGTTGAACAATTACCCTGAGTTACAAGAAGCTCCTGTTTGGGTTTATTTCCATTCTAATGTCCATGAGTTCAACAAAGTTGAGTGTTGGGGACCCCTCTGGGAAGCTACTTCACCTGATGGTCACAGAACTGAAATTCTCCCCCAGACTAAATGCGTGGACGAATGCAGTTGCTGTTTTCCACCGGTTAGCTCGATTCCATGGTCTCATAGTCTTAGTAACGAAGGTGTTAATGGTTACTCTGGGACACAGACCGAGGGACTTGCTGCTACTCCTAATCCGGAGAAACTCTAG
- the LOC104722743 gene encoding protein FIZZY-RELATED 2 — protein sequence MNQSSSTPVVSLERRINRLINANQSQSPSRSIYSDRFIPSRSGSNFALFDLSPSPSKDGKEDGAGSYATLLRAAMFGPETPEKRDITGFSSSRNIFRFKTETKTHRSFNSFSPFGVDDPPGCVSHSPVKAPRKVPRSPYKVLDAPALQDDFYLNLVDWSAQNVLAVGLGNCVYLWNACSSKVTKLCDLGADDSVCSVGWALRGTHLAVGTSTGKVQIWDASRCKRTRTMEGHRLRVGALAWGSSVLSSGSRDKSILQRDIRCQEDHVSKLAGHKSEVCGLKWSYDNRELASGGNDNRLFVWNQHSTQPVLKYSEHTAAVKAIAWSPHVHGLLASGGGTADRCIRFWNTTTNTHLSSIDTCSQVCNLAWSKNVNELVSTHGYSQNQIIVWKYPTMSKIATLTGHTYRVLYLAVSPDGQTIVTGAGDETLRFWNVFPSPKSQNTDSEIGSSFFGRTTIR from the exons ATGAATCAATCATCGTCTACTCCGGTGGTTTCACTTGAGCGACGGATCAACCGGTTGATCAATGCTAACCAATCTCAATCACCGTCGAGGTCTATATACTCCGATAGATTCATACCCAGTAGATCCGGATCCAATTTCGCGCTCTTCGATCTGTCTCCTTCGCCGAGTAAAGACGGTAAGGAAGACGGAGCTGGCTCTTACGCCACTCTGTTGCGTGCGGCCATGTTTGGTCCTGAGACGCCGGAGAAGAGGGATATTACTGGGTTCTCTTCTTCTAGGAATATTTTTAGGTTTAAGACGGAGACTAAGACTCATCGTTCTTTTAATTCGTTTTCTCCCTTTGGTGTTGATGATCCTCCTGGTTGTGTTTCTCATTCTCCGGTCAAAGCTCCTCGTAAAGTCCCGCGATCGCCTTATAAG gTACTGGATGCACCGGCTTTGCAAGATGATTTTTACTTGAATCTTGTGGATTGGTCTGCTCAAAATGTTCTTGCAGTGGGATTAGGTAACTGCGTTTATTTATGGAATGCTTGTAGCAGCAAG GTAACAAAGTTATGTGATCTCGGGGCAGATGATAGTGTTTGCTCAGTTGGTTGGGCGTTACGTGGAACTCATCTGGCTGTTGGAACTAGTACGGGGAAAGTTCAG ATATGGGATGCGTCGCGCTGcaagagaacaagaacaatggAAGGTCATCGTCTAAGAGTTGGCGCTCTGGCATGGGGTTCATCGGTTCTGTCATCTGGTAGCAGAGACAAGAGTATTCTTCAGAGGGACATAAGGTGTCAAGAAGATCATGTCAGTAAACTGGCAGGTCACAAATCTGAGGTATGTGGACTCAAGTGGTCTTATGACAACAGAGAGTTAGCATCTGGCGGAAACGACAATCGG CTTTTTGTATGGAACCAACATTCAACACAACCAGTTTTGAAATATAGTGAACACACTGCAGCGGTAAAAGCCATTGCTTGGTCCCCTCATGTTCATGGGCTTCTTGCTTCTGGTGGTGGTACTGCTGACAGATGCATACGTTTTTGGAATACAACGACAAATACTCATTTAAGTTCCATAGATACTTGTAGTCAG GTATGCAATCTGGCTTGGTCTAAGAATGTAAACGAGCTGGTTAGCACGCACGGATACtcccaaaaccaaatcattgtCTGGAAATACCCAACTATGTCCAAA aTTGCAACTCTGACCGGTCACACATACCGTGTCCTGTACCTTGCGGTATCACCCGATGGACAGACGATAGTAACCGGAGCAGGAGATGAAACCTTAAGGTTCTGGAATGTGTTCCCTTCACCCAAATCTCAG AACACGGATAGTGAAATCGGGTCATCCTTCTTTGGTAGAACAACAATTCGGTGA
- the LOC104722740 gene encoding dihydroorotase, mitochondrial isoform X2, whose translation MELTITQPDDWHLHLRDSDLLHAVVPHSASTFKRAIVMPNLKPPVTTTAAAITYRESIMKALPSGTSFDPLMTLYLTDKTQPDEIKLARESGVVYAVKLYPAGATTNSQDGVTDLFGKCLPVLEEMVKQNMPLLVHGEVTDPSIDVFDREKIFIETVLQPLIQRLPQLKVVMEHITTMDAVNFVESCKEGSVGATVTPQHLLLNRNALFQGGLQPHNYCLPVLKREIHREAIVKAVTSGSKKFFLGTDSAPHERTRKETSCGCAGIYSAPVALSLYAKVFDEAGALDKLEAFTSFNGPDFYGLPRNSSKITLKKSPWKVPDVFSFSFGEIVPMFAGETLQWQPLN comes from the exons ATGGAACTTACAATCACTCAACCTGATGATTGGCATCTTCATCTCCGTGACAGTGATCTTCTTCACGCTGTTGTTCCCCACAG TGCGAGTACTTTTAAGAGAGCGATTGTGATGCCAAATCTGAAGCCGCCTGTTACAACAACTGCAGCTGCCATTACTTACCGGGAATCTATCATGAAAGCTTTGCCATCTGGGACCAGCTTTGATCCACTTATGACACTTTATTTGACTGACAAGACTCAACCTGATGAGATCAAGCTTGCAA GGGAAAGTGGTGTGGTTTATGCGGTTAAGTTGTACCCTGCTGGAGCAACAACCAATTCTCAAGATGGTGTCACGGACCTTTTTGGAAAATGCTTACCGGTACTAGAAGAGATGGTCAAACAAAACATGCCTTTGCTG GTTCATGGGGAGGTCACAGATCCGAGTATTGATGTCTTTGACCGCGAGAAAATCTTTATTGAGACAGTTTTGCAGCCTCTAATCCAACGCCTTCCACAGCTGAAAGTAGTGATGGAACACATCACTACCATGGATGCTGTGAATTTTGTTGAATCTTGCAAAGAAG GGTCTGTGGGTGCAACAGTCACACCACAACATCTCCTTCTCAACAGAAATGCCCTTTTCCAAGGTGGATTACAACCTCACAACTACTGTCTTCCCGTTCTCAAAAGAGAGATACACC GAGAAGCTATTGTTAAAGCTGTAACTAGTGGAAGCAAGAAATTCTTCCTCGGTACAGATAGTGCTCCACATGAACGGACTAGAAAAGAAACATCATGTGGATGTGCTGGTATTTACAGTGCTCCTGTTGCCTTGTCCTTATATGCTAAGGTCTTCGATGAG GCGGGTGCGCTTGACAAGTTAGAAGCTTTCACTAGCTTCAATGGACCTGATTTCTATGGACTCCCGAGAAACTCGTCAAAGATCACACTAAAGAAATCTCCTTGGAAGGTCCCGGACGTTTTCAGCTTCTCTTTTGGAGAGATCGTCCCTATGTTTGCTGGAGAAACCCTTCAGTGGCAACCGTTGAACTAA
- the LOC104722740 gene encoding dihydroorotase, mitochondrial isoform X1, with protein MIKTLVSPCSVYGFGSQKLKFDRSCKKVKPRAVRMELTITQPDDWHLHLRDSDLLHAVVPHSASTFKRAIVMPNLKPPVTTTAAAITYRESIMKALPSGTSFDPLMTLYLTDKTQPDEIKLARESGVVYAVKLYPAGATTNSQDGVTDLFGKCLPVLEEMVKQNMPLLVHGEVTDPSIDVFDREKIFIETVLQPLIQRLPQLKVVMEHITTMDAVNFVESCKEGSVGATVTPQHLLLNRNALFQGGLQPHNYCLPVLKREIHREAIVKAVTSGSKKFFLGTDSAPHERTRKETSCGCAGIYSAPVALSLYAKVFDEAGALDKLEAFTSFNGPDFYGLPRNSSKITLKKSPWKVPDVFSFSFGEIVPMFAGETLQWQPLN; from the exons ATGATAAAGACTTTGGTTTCTCCTTGTAGTGTATAT GGATTTGGATCTCAGAAACTGAAGTTTGACCGATCTTGTAAGAAAGTGAAGCCAAGGGCAGTACGAATGGAACTTACAATCACTCAACCTGATGATTGGCATCTTCATCTCCGTGACAGTGATCTTCTTCACGCTGTTGTTCCCCACAG TGCGAGTACTTTTAAGAGAGCGATTGTGATGCCAAATCTGAAGCCGCCTGTTACAACAACTGCAGCTGCCATTACTTACCGGGAATCTATCATGAAAGCTTTGCCATCTGGGACCAGCTTTGATCCACTTATGACACTTTATTTGACTGACAAGACTCAACCTGATGAGATCAAGCTTGCAA GGGAAAGTGGTGTGGTTTATGCGGTTAAGTTGTACCCTGCTGGAGCAACAACCAATTCTCAAGATGGTGTCACGGACCTTTTTGGAAAATGCTTACCGGTACTAGAAGAGATGGTCAAACAAAACATGCCTTTGCTG GTTCATGGGGAGGTCACAGATCCGAGTATTGATGTCTTTGACCGCGAGAAAATCTTTATTGAGACAGTTTTGCAGCCTCTAATCCAACGCCTTCCACAGCTGAAAGTAGTGATGGAACACATCACTACCATGGATGCTGTGAATTTTGTTGAATCTTGCAAAGAAG GGTCTGTGGGTGCAACAGTCACACCACAACATCTCCTTCTCAACAGAAATGCCCTTTTCCAAGGTGGATTACAACCTCACAACTACTGTCTTCCCGTTCTCAAAAGAGAGATACACC GAGAAGCTATTGTTAAAGCTGTAACTAGTGGAAGCAAGAAATTCTTCCTCGGTACAGATAGTGCTCCACATGAACGGACTAGAAAAGAAACATCATGTGGATGTGCTGGTATTTACAGTGCTCCTGTTGCCTTGTCCTTATATGCTAAGGTCTTCGATGAG GCGGGTGCGCTTGACAAGTTAGAAGCTTTCACTAGCTTCAATGGACCTGATTTCTATGGACTCCCGAGAAACTCGTCAAAGATCACACTAAAGAAATCTCCTTGGAAGGTCCCGGACGTTTTCAGCTTCTCTTTTGGAGAGATCGTCCCTATGTTTGCTGGAGAAACCCTTCAGTGGCAACCGTTGAACTAA
- the LOC104722738 gene encoding agamous-like MADS-box protein AGL19 isoform X2, with protein MVRGKTEMKRIENATSRQVTFSKRRNGLLKKAFELSVLCDAEVALVIFSPRSKLYEFSSSSIAKTIERYQRRIKEIGINHRGDANSQQARYETQGLTKKIEQLEISKRKLLGEGIDKCSIEELQQLENQLERSLTRIRAKKERKLVKENKELKEKWLGMGATVASSQSTLSSSEVNIDDNDNMEVETGLFIGPPETRQSKKTSPQY; from the exons ATGGTGAGGGGCAAAACGGAGATGAAGAGGATAGAGAACGCAACGAGCAGGCAAGTGACGTTTTCCAAGAGAAGAAATGGACTTCTGAAGAAAGCCTTCGAATTGTCGGTCCTTTGTGATGCTGAAGTTGCTTTGGTCATCTTCTCTCCAAGATCCAAACTCTATGAGTTCTCTAGCTCTAG TATAGCAAAAACAATAGAACGATATCAGAGACGAATAAAAGAAATTGGGATTAACCATAGGGGAGATGCTAATTCTCAg CAAGCGAGATACGAAACACAGGGCCTGACAAAAAAGATCGAACAGCTAGAGATATCTAAACG aaaattGCTTGGGGAAGGCATTGATAAATGTTCTATCGAGGAGCTGCAACAGTTAGAGAATCAGTTGGAGCGAAGCTTGACCAGGATAAGAGCCAAGAAG GAGAGGAAACTCGTCAAGGAAAATAAAGAACTGAAGGAGAAG TGGCTTGGAATGGGAGCAACAGTAGCATCATCACAGTCAACGTTATCATCATCAGAAGTGAACATAGATGACAATGACAATATGGAAGTGGAGACTGGTTTGTTCATTGGACCTCCTGAGACAAGACAATCCAAGAAAACCTCTCCTCAATACTAA
- the LOC104722737 gene encoding ubiquitin carboxyl-terminal hydrolase MINDY-1-like: protein MAIYHSPPKQLNKKKNETPKQVFYKTKEIVYRGRSKRIILQDKNGPCPLISICNVLILREEMNLVLGIVDVSQDDLLNHVADVLCERNDYECIDVELLRRLAYGINVDIKFESIKDFVVTPELALFATLGIPLYHGWIVDPQDSEIATAIGGRTYDALMTELTALDTQTVKAPSCKSSEKCSVDFPVSGTASAEHGRLGKGDIEEEEALLRALTLSEKEAPGFDTHRDSNEAEEAVSKSSDVNGLTQKEGEVIKTFLKDNASQLTWDGLFNLEDELNEDELCVLYRNDHFSTMIKHGEKLFTLVSDQGYLMEQDLVWERLSQINGDSVFMTGNFYVFNRDSCTSRKWDQHHAITKTENVIPGINSEDSDDNDLDLQVAKELQRQIWAAETGSEVPIISLKHISSSIQRWKEFLIWQMDNPVIYLMKHCPLTTSAYVFLLSLSY from the exons atggCGATCTATCATTCTCCTCCAAAGCAactgaataagaagaagaacgaaaCTCCGAAGCAAGTCTTCTACAAGACGAAGGAGATTGTGTATCGAGGACGATCGAAGCGTATCATACTCCAAGACAAGAACGGACCATGTCCTCTCATTTCCATTT gTAATGTTCTTATCTTGAGAGAAGAAATGAATCTAGTTCTTGGCATTGTTGATGTATCTCAAGATGATTTGCTGAATCATGTGGCCGACGTACTCTGTGAA AGAAATGATTATGAGTGTATTGATGTTGAGCTCCTCAGACGCCTTGCTTATGGAATAAATGTCGATATTAAATTCGAGAg CATTAAGGATTTCGTGGTTACACCTGAGCTTGCTTTATTTgcaacacttggtattcctttgtATCATGGATGGATAGTTGATCCTCAG GATTCGGAAATCGCTACTGCTATTGGAGGCAGAACTTATGATGCTTTAATGACTGAGCTTACTGCCTTGGATACACAGACTGTTAAGGCTCCAAGCTGTAAAAGTAGTGAGAAATGCTCTGTTGATTTTCCTGTGTCGGGTACTGCGTCTGCAGAGCATGGTAGATTGGGAAAGGgagatattgaagaagaagaagccttgtTAAGAGCCTTGACATTATCTGAAAAGGAAGCGCCTGGTTTTGATACTCACAGAGACTCAAATGAAGCAGAGGAGGCTGTGTCTAAATCCTCAGATGTAAATGGGCTCACGCAAAAAGAGG GTGAAGTGATCAAAACATTCTTGAAAGATAATGCCAGTCAGTTAACATGGGATGG GCTCTTTAACTTGGAAGATGAGCTTAACGAAGATGAACTTTGTGTCTTGTACCGCAACGATCACTTCTCTACCATGATAAAG CATGGTGAAAAACTCTTTACTTTGGTTTCTGATCAAGGCTATCTGATGGAGCAAGACTTGGTTTGGGAGAGATTAAGTCAG ATCAATGGCGACTCTGTCTTCATGACTGGTAACTTCTATGTCTTCAACCGTGACAGTTGCACAAGCCGAAAATGGGATCAACATCACGCAATTACTAAAACTGAG AATGTTATCCCCGGAATCAACAGTGAAGACAGTGATGATAATGA TCTGGATCTTCAAGTGGCGAAGGAGTTGCAGCGTCAAATTTGGGCTGCAGAGACTGGATCAGAG GTACCAATAATTTCCCTCAAGCACATATCTTCTTCAATACAAAGATGGAAAGAATTCCTAATATGGCAAATGGACAATCCTGTAATATATCTCATGAAGCATTGTCCCCTTACCACTTCTGCCtatgtctttcttctttctttatcttactaa
- the LOC104727825 gene encoding uncharacterized protein LOC104727825, giving the protein MDSFCLYTFNIPIIIILLLSFHQSESQSTHLLDLMIRDYTIRNFKLNLNTGITQTIHLPSNFSGIDIDAVKLRCGSLRRYGAKLGEFHIGSGVTVEPCPERVMLIRQNLGSSWSSIYSTGYNLTGENYQLVSPVLGLLAYNANPDGVATNPYEVNVVGTDQNPILVDFLSNKSSIDPNPQATLNKNSSVLCACFTSNGNTTISEQVSPYVCKGTRQGHYALVMKTEARRDDHDSGGGGVVTSSTEVNVTSSTEVNGGNGGGKLSRWKVAVGSVIGSGIGAILLGMLVVAMLVKVKKKAIREEMERRAYEEEALQVSMVGHVRASTAPGTRTLPRMGDDRYKNTH; this is encoded by the exons ATGGATTCATTCTGTCTTTATACATTTAATATCCCAATCATCATCATACTTCTCTTATCATTCCACCAATCTGAGTCTCAATCTACACATCTCCTTGATCTCATGATCAGAGATTACACCATTAGAAACTTTAAGCTAAATCTCAACACTGGCATCACTCAGACTATCCATCTCCCTTCTAATTTCTCTGGTATAGACATCGACGCGGTGAAGTTAAGGTGCGGGAGTTTGAGAAGATACGGTGCAAAACTAGGAGAGTTTCACATTGGTTCGGGGGTGACGGTGGAGCCATGCCCTGAGAGAGTCATGCTAATTAGACAAAACCTTGGTTCGAGTTGGTCTTCTATCTACTCTACTGGTTATAACTTAACCGGTGAAAATTACCAGCTCGTGTCACCGGTTCTCGGTTTGTTAGCTTACAATGCTAACCCTGACGGCGTGGCCACCAACCCTTACGAGGTTAACGTTGTGGGTACCGACCAAAACCCAATCTTGGTCGATTTCTTGAGCAACAAGTCAAGTATTGACCCTAACCCTCAGGCGACGCTGAATAAGAACTCATCAGTCTTGTGTGCGTGTTTCACAAGCAACGGCAACACAACGATTAGCGAGCAAGTTTCGCCGTATGTGTGTAAAGGGACAAGACAAGGGCATTACGCTCTGGTGATGAAAACAGAAGCTAGAAGAGATGATCATgacagtggtggtggtggagtaGTGACGTCATCGACGGAGGTGAATG TGACGTCATCGACGGAGGTGAATGGTGGCAACGGAGGAGGAAAGCTGAGCCGGTGGAAAGTGGCGGTGGGGAGTGTGATTGGGTCAGGGATAGGGGCGATTTTGCTGGGAATGTTGGTGGTGGCTATGTTggtgaaagtgaagaagaaagcaataagagaagagatggagagaagagcttatgaagaagaagctcttcaGGTTTCAATGGTGGGTCATGTTAGGGCTTCTACTGCTCCTGGAACTAGAACTCTTCCTAGAATGGGCGATGATAGGTATAAAAACACTCAT
- the LOC104722739 gene encoding probable serine/threonine-protein kinase At1g54610, whose amino-acid sequence MGCIVSSRKKKPATKGLPENRPRFHTLPSERRIADDDGHDQAPKVSELLKMSDICPKELKREESVLVVNVHPRSSELAASGWPRWLISVAGEALVGWIPGRESNFEKQEQIGGGTFSKVFKARDLLRNKTVALKRIRFDLNDSESIKCIAREITILRKLDHPNVIKLEGLMLVDHDSSTLYLIFEYMEHDLLGLSSLLGNQFSEPQVKCYMRQLLRGLDHCHTNHVLHRDIKSSNLLIDANGVLKIADFGLATFFDPHNSVPLTTHVATLWYRPPELLLGASHYSVGIDLWSTGCVIGELYAGKPILPGKNETDQLHKIFKLCGSPSDDYWTKLKLQLSAPLRPLFPYGSHIEETFKGFPTCVISLLETLLSIDPDFRGTAASALKSKYFITEPLPCDPSCLPKYPPSKEINIQMRDKTRKQASQVKRTDEPQPVQPILAESSITKPVQRKCSDSTSRDNSFTKSYEEEETSSLPDHSARQMQTSMDMITEDETIAQVSYTDRSREDQNLGGSMNMEEHIPLPISPFRVKPTAMLLSLYENGTSSSGGVGIRPTLIETYTII is encoded by the exons ATGGGTTGCATCGTTTCTTCTCGGAAAAAGAAACCGGCGACTAAAGGGTTGCCGGAAAACCGTCCTCGCTTCCATACTCTTCCATCAGAAAGAAGAATAGCTGATGATGATGGTCATGATCAAGCCCCAAAGGTTTCAGAATTGTTGAAGATGAGTGATATTTGTCCCAAGGAgctgaagagagaagaaagcgTTCTTGTTGTTAATGTTCATCCTCGTTCATCGGAATTAGCTGCCTCCGGTTGGCCACGGTGGCTTATCTCTGTAGCTGGTGAAGCTCTTGTCGGTTGGATCCCTGGCCGTGAATCTAACTTCGAGAAGCAAGAAcaa ATTGGGGGAGGAACATTCAGTAAGGTGTTCAAAGCTAGAGATCTTCTTCGTAACAAGACTGTAGCTTTAAAGAGAATCCGGTTTGATCTCAACGACTCAGAAAGCATCAAGTGTATAGCCAGAGAGATCACAATCCTGCGCAAGTTGGATCATCCCAATGTCATCAAACTGGAAGGGTTAATGCTTGTAGACCACGATTCCTCTACCCTCTACCTGATCTTTGAGTACATGGAACATGACCTCTTGGGACTCTCTTCATTACTCGGTAACCAATTCTCAGAACCTCAG GTTAAATGCTATATGAGGCAGCTCTTAAGAGGGCTTGATCATTGTCACACTAACCATGTACTCCACCGAGACATAAAAAGCTCGAACCTTCTGATCGACGCTAATGGAGTCCTTAAGATTGCAGATTTTGGGTTAGCTACGTTCTTTGATCCTCATAACAGTGTTCCCTTGACGACTCATGTAGCAACTTTATGGTATCGACCTCCTGAGCTTTTGCTTGGAGCCTCTCATTACAGTGTTGGGATCGACTTGTGGAGCACAGGCTGCGTCATAGGTGAATTATATGCTGGAAAGCCTATACTTCCTGGAAAAAACGAG ACAGATCAACTGCACAAGATATTCAAGTTGTGTGGATCGCCTTCAGATGATTATTGGACAAAACTAAAGTTACAGCTGTCAGCTCCGTTGAGACCCCTCTTTCCATATGGATCGCATATAGAAGAAACATTCAAAGGTTTTCCAACTTGTGTTATTTCGCTTCTAGAAACTTTGCTCTCAATAGATCCAGATTTTAGAGGCACTGCAGCTAGTGCACTCAAGAGCAAG TACTTTATAACTGAGCCATTGCCTTGTGATCCATCTTGTCTACCAAAATACCCTCCCAGTAAGGAAATCAACATTCAAATGCGCgataaaactagaaaacaagCTTCACAAGTTAAACGAACAGACGAACCTCAACCTGTCCAGCCAATACTTGCAGAATCTTCTATCACAAAACCGGTGCAG AGAAAGTGCTCAGATTCCACGAGCAGAGACAATTCATTCACAAAGTCTTACGAGGAAGAAGAGACTTCCAGTTTACCGGATCATTCTGCTAGACAAATGCAAACATCTATGGACATGATAACTGAGGATGAAACTATAGCACAAGTCTCTTACACGGACCGATCTAGAGAAGACCAGAATCTAGGTGGATCAATGAATATGGAGGAACACATACCTTTGCCAATAAGTCCGTTTAGAGTTAAGCCAACAGCAATGCTGCTTAGCCTTTATGAGAATGGGACATCTTCATCTGGAGGAGTAGGCATAAGACCCACTCTGATTGAGACTTATACTATCATTTAg